In Plasmodium chabaudi chabaudi strain AS genome assembly, chromosome: 9, the sequence aatatcattatttgtatgtaaataaaccaataaaaaaataatataataaagtttaaatatattaagatatgcttgaaaataaaataaaaagttgattataaaaaatgaaagcgATATAGCATTAGTTACAATGTTacaaatttacaaaaatgatattttatactCAAATGCatccatattttcattatttaaaagatcAATTTTTGTAAGTAAATGGAACTTAGCCCCAAAAGTAAAGCCTGGAAAAAAAGGGCAAGATAAAAAGGCCACTGAAACAGATTCGACTGAAAGTACAGAGAaagtacatatttttaatatttataatactGTTGATAAAGACCATGACATATTACCAGATGATGCATATCCCAAATGGTTATGGAGTCTTGAAAAACCATTGAAAAGTTATGGTGAACTCGCATTGATGTTTTTATATGGAAAGgtaattatgaaatattataaagttattaaaaaaacgataTCAAAGATAAGTAAAAAAGTGATATAACCCCATTACTAATGATTATGCTCATTTTGGCTatcacatttatatatgcataatacgGGCAGCATATCATATAGTATACCAAACTATCGTATTACATATGGAcataattcatatatttttatttacattttcttttttatcgATTTTTAGAACGTTGAAAATGCTACGGCACAAGACTACCACCGCTTTCGTAGATTacataacaaaaatataatcaaaTTGAATAACATGAGATTGAAAAAATCCAAGAGATCAACTGTTAAACCTATTTTTTGGGATCTTTGAATTTGAGAAGCATACAAGCAAGCATACATACTCATATATATCAATGTATTAATAACACACGGCAAAAGTtgaaaagtttttttttatttaaacgattataaaataattttttcaaaatttccAACCCATGcattctttttaatttgcaCATATTTGTGTTCCCCCTTTATgatgtattttatatgtattactattaagcaatgatatatacacacattTAATATGCGTATTTTTATGTGTGTACTAGTTAAAAGGGCAGTTTCCTCCTTGCCGTtcagaattttttttattatatagcCAAAAAcactttatattttggcTGTTTTTAACATTTATAAGCATTTGAAATTAGCAATTAATTCAAtggataatatatatttgcatacattttttttattattataaatatggtaCCAAATCTTATGTATTCATATTAGTGTATGAAagttaaaattataatgacAACTTTGGCAAGTGCATATTATCTccgttttaaaatttaacaaaaaatcttttacattttttaataaactttataatgaattattgttattaaaaaaacgaaaaaaaaacatataaatttaaaggAAATAAGAACCCccttaaatttatttagtaACGCCCTAggaaaatatgcataagcataagcatatataatttttgggagaataattaaaaatttaatgtaATAAGTGTCCTTTGTGTCAAATTAACAGGGGTAATCAGGGGACTTAAGACATAGGTATATACTAATGGCATACCGAAATGTTTAAAGtaaaaactaaaaaaaggaaGGCATTTCACCTACACATATATACGTAATGAGaatatatgtgcatatgtACATGCCAATAACCATACGATTTTCGAGGTTTCCCTAAAATTGCACAAGTGGGAAGGGTCGacaatttttgataatttttttttaaagttgttacaaaaaataccAGATAGGAAATGAAACCAACtaacaaaagaaaaaaaaataaaccaGAAAATAAGCGTCATgcaaagaaaaataagataactgacaaaaataaagatcTTTCAAATGATAATTGTGAAGTTATTGACTTGATAGAAGGAGATCcgataatacaaaataacaAAAGTGGGAAATCAAA encodes:
- a CDS encoding mitochondrial ribosomal protein L37, putative — its product is MLQIYKNDILYSNASIFSLFKRSIFVSKWNLAPKVKPGKKGQDKKATETDSTESTEKVHIFNIYNTVDKDHDILPDDAYPKWLWSLEKPLKSYGELALMFLYGKNVENATAQDYHRFRRLHNKNIIKLNNMRLKKSKRSTVKPIFWDL